A window of Natronoarchaeum philippinense contains these coding sequences:
- a CDS encoding class I SAM-dependent methyltransferase yields MERFQNTGQPDWDWWGKLWPTPGATLRRLGVEPDRSVAEVGCGSGYFALPAARIVDPEPVYAIDLDEHLLDDLDHVAEQQRIDNVVPIHGDARELTAVLPERVDTLVIANTFHGVDDEARIVEQAFDALAPGGRLAVVNWHDRPRENTTVAGEPRGPPTDLRMTPVETEDAVCSAAAFELDRRVDLPPYHYALLFDR; encoded by the coding sequence ATGGAGCGCTTTCAAAACACCGGCCAGCCCGACTGGGACTGGTGGGGAAAGCTCTGGCCGACGCCCGGCGCGACGCTTCGACGCCTCGGCGTCGAACCCGATCGATCGGTCGCAGAAGTCGGCTGTGGCAGCGGCTACTTCGCCCTGCCGGCCGCACGGATCGTCGACCCCGAACCGGTGTACGCGATCGACCTCGACGAGCACCTTCTCGACGACCTCGACCACGTCGCCGAGCAGCAACGCATCGACAACGTCGTTCCGATCCACGGCGACGCCCGCGAACTGACGGCCGTTCTCCCCGAGCGCGTCGACACCCTCGTGATTGCGAACACGTTCCACGGCGTCGACGATGAGGCGAGAATCGTCGAACAGGCGTTCGACGCGCTCGCGCCCGGGGGGCGCCTCGCGGTCGTCAACTGGCACGACCGCCCCCGAGAGAACACGACCGTTGCAGGCGAGCCTCGCGGCCCGCCGACCGACCTCCGGATGACGCCCGTGGAGACCGAAGACGCCGTGTGTTCGGCCGCCGCGTTCGAACTCGATCGGCGGGTCGATCTGCCGCCGTACCATTACGCGCTCCTGTTCGATCGTTAG
- a CDS encoding sulfurtransferase TusA family protein, with product MTDIEPDDTVDARGAACPGPLMDLIGKMRSADSGAVIRLLSDAEQSHTDVPEWADEAGNEVLAVEELDDHTAFYVEKA from the coding sequence GTGACTGATATCGAACCCGACGACACCGTCGACGCCAGAGGCGCAGCCTGCCCGGGTCCGCTGATGGACCTTATCGGAAAGATGCGAAGCGCCGACTCCGGCGCCGTGATCCGGCTGCTCAGCGACGCCGAGCAGTCGCACACCGACGTGCCCGAGTGGGCCGACGAGGCCGGAAACGAGGTGCTCGCCGTCGAAGAGCTCGACGACCACACCGCGTTCTACGTGGAGAAAGCATGA
- a CDS encoding NAD(P)/FAD-dependent oxidoreductase, whose translation MTEHIVIVGGGTGGSVLANDLADRLDAEIEAGDVRVTLVNDGPEQVYKPVWLYVPFGQREPEDGRRRLDELVDDAVDLRIDRVTDIDTENKRLRFRGGSPSVSYDYLVLATGSTLEPDQIPGLAEGGHDYYSESGAEDLREELLEFTEGELVLSVIGTPHMCPAAPLEFVFMADDWFRERGLREDVEITYTYPIQRVHGNPHIAEWAKPIMDERDINVETFFNAEEIDPDAKTITSMEGTDLDYDLLVTIPPHAGIDLIEEAGLGDDGWADVDKHTLEAEAAEDVYALGDTADTGVPNAGSVAHYQAGVVGQRLASEIRGRPATATYDGKTLCFIETGMDAASFVEFDYENPPSPAPPSQKLHWSKLAYNESYWLTARGLL comes from the coding sequence ATGACGGAACACATCGTCATCGTCGGCGGCGGGACCGGCGGGAGCGTGCTCGCCAACGACCTCGCAGACCGGCTCGACGCCGAAATCGAAGCCGGCGACGTTCGCGTCACGCTGGTCAACGACGGTCCCGAGCAGGTCTACAAGCCCGTCTGGCTGTACGTCCCCTTCGGCCAGCGCGAGCCCGAGGACGGGCGGCGTCGCCTCGACGAACTCGTCGACGACGCCGTCGACCTTCGGATCGACCGCGTGACCGACATCGACACCGAAAACAAGCGGCTCCGGTTCCGCGGCGGGTCGCCCTCCGTCAGCTACGACTACCTCGTGCTCGCCACCGGATCGACGCTCGAACCCGATCAGATCCCCGGCCTCGCGGAGGGCGGGCACGACTACTACAGTGAGTCCGGTGCGGAAGATCTCCGCGAGGAGCTGCTGGAATTCACCGAGGGAGAACTCGTGTTGAGCGTCATCGGAACGCCCCACATGTGCCCGGCGGCTCCCTTGGAGTTCGTGTTCATGGCCGACGACTGGTTCCGCGAGCGCGGGCTCCGCGAGGACGTCGAGATCACCTACACCTACCCGATCCAGCGCGTCCACGGTAACCCCCACATCGCCGAGTGGGCGAAGCCGATCATGGACGAGCGCGACATCAACGTCGAGACGTTCTTCAACGCCGAGGAGATCGACCCGGACGCGAAGACGATCACCTCGATGGAGGGAACCGACCTCGACTACGACCTGCTCGTGACGATCCCGCCCCACGCCGGTATCGACCTGATCGAGGAGGCCGGACTCGGCGACGACGGCTGGGCCGACGTCGACAAGCACACGCTCGAAGCCGAGGCCGCCGAGGACGTGTACGCGCTCGGCGACACCGCCGATACGGGCGTCCCCAACGCCGGCAGCGTCGCCCACTATCAGGCCGGCGTCGTCGGCCAGCGCCTCGCCAGCGAGATCCGCGGCCGTCCCGCGACGGCGACCTACGACGGCAAGACGCTGTGCTTCATCGAGACGGGGATGGACGCGGCATCCTTCGTCGAGTTCGACTACGAGAACCCGCCGTCGCCCGCGCCGCCGTCCCAGAAGCTCCACTGGTCGAAGCTGGCGTACAACGAGTCCTACTGGCTCACCGCGCGAGGGCTGCTCTGA
- a CDS encoding DUF1641 domain-containing protein, with amino-acid sequence MSEEQLSDRSDLEAAIEQNPEAVAEFVERLDAVNELLDVLSLGESALDDEMVRELASTGSTLAESADGIATDETVALAETVGQNGDELREALDTLVTLQRSGTLDELAEIAEVGSLATAALDDEMVRSLAGTGAAVGEVAQTAAEDDTRDGIETLLDGVGEAERGEPERVGPVGLLRGIRDPDVQYGLGYLLALAGAIGRQRSEADSA; translated from the coding sequence ATGTCGGAAGAACAGCTGTCCGACCGATCCGACCTCGAAGCGGCGATCGAGCAAAACCCCGAGGCGGTCGCCGAGTTCGTCGAGCGCCTCGACGCCGTCAACGAGCTGCTCGACGTGCTCTCGCTGGGCGAGAGCGCCCTCGACGACGAGATGGTCCGCGAACTCGCGTCTACGGGCTCGACGCTCGCGGAATCGGCCGATGGGATCGCCACTGACGAGACGGTCGCGCTGGCCGAAACGGTCGGCCAAAACGGCGACGAACTGCGCGAGGCGCTCGACACGCTGGTTACGCTCCAGCGCAGCGGGACGCTGGACGAACTGGCCGAGATCGCGGAGGTCGGCTCGCTTGCGACCGCGGCGCTCGACGACGAGATGGTTCGGTCGCTGGCCGGCACCGGCGCCGCCGTCGGCGAGGTCGCCCAGACGGCCGCCGAGGACGACACCCGCGACGGCATCGAGACGCTGCTCGACGGCGTCGGCGAGGCCGAACGCGGCGAGCCAGAGCGGGTCGGACCCGTCGGCCTGCTCCGAGGGATCCGTGACCCGGACGTGCAGTACGGGCTCGGCTATCTGCTGGCGCTCGCGGGTGCGATCGGCCGGCAGCGCTCCGAGGCTGATTCGGCCTGA
- a CDS encoding glycine betaine ABC transporter substrate-binding protein, translating to MARTRRGVLGRLGAAAGTTLLSSLAGCSGSRPRDSSRTTVRVGSKPFPEQEILGTLAYERLQGLDDVQVVNEIGYGDSLANWRATTEGVKHLYWEYTGTAWVELPPRHDERITDPQRLYERAAEDASASGLDMASPASFSNEYVLVADREWSERTGVATISDLIAHAEAGNTDFGVAVNQAFFHRQDGWRGVTAYYGLDADVRTAIEAGPFVVTSVALPYVLLSEGQMQVASGFATDPQLDRLDAVVLDDDREYFLPYQPVPTAHAPTVEAQPRILGALEPIVASLDEATIRRLTGRVLFEGASPTEVARSHLDAVGELP from the coding sequence ATGGCACGCACGCGCCGCGGCGTCCTCGGCCGTCTCGGCGCGGCGGCCGGCACCACGCTTCTCTCGTCGCTGGCCGGCTGCAGTGGCTCCCGTCCGCGAGACAGTTCTCGGACGACCGTCCGCGTCGGGTCGAAGCCGTTCCCCGAGCAGGAGATTTTGGGGACCCTCGCCTACGAGCGCCTGCAGGGACTCGACGACGTACAGGTCGTCAACGAGATCGGTTACGGCGACTCGCTGGCGAACTGGCGAGCGACGACCGAGGGGGTCAAACATCTCTACTGGGAGTACACGGGGACCGCGTGGGTCGAACTCCCGCCGCGGCACGACGAACGGATCACCGATCCCCAGCGTCTCTACGAGCGCGCCGCCGAGGACGCCAGCGCGAGCGGTCTCGACATGGCCTCCCCGGCGTCGTTTTCCAACGAGTACGTGCTCGTCGCTGACCGAGAGTGGAGCGAGCGCACCGGCGTCGCGACGATCAGCGACCTCATCGCCCACGCCGAGGCAGGCAACACCGACTTCGGCGTCGCCGTCAATCAGGCGTTTTTCCACCGACAGGACGGCTGGCGAGGCGTCACGGCGTACTACGGACTCGACGCCGACGTGCGGACGGCGATCGAAGCGGGGCCGTTCGTCGTCACGTCGGTGGCGCTGCCCTACGTGTTGCTGTCCGAGGGACAGATGCAAGTGGCGAGCGGGTTCGCCACCGATCCCCAACTCGACCGGCTCGATGCCGTCGTACTCGACGACGACCGGGAGTATTTCCTTCCCTACCAGCCCGTCCCGACCGCCCACGCGCCGACGGTCGAGGCCCAGCCGCGCATTCTCGGCGCGCTCGAACCGATCGTCGCGTCGCTGGACGAGGCAACGATCCGCCGGCTCACCGGGCGCGTCCTGTTCGAGGGCGCATCGCCGACGGAAGTCGCACGATCGCATCTCGACGCCGTGGGGGAGTTGCCGTGA
- a CDS encoding HAMP domain-containing protein yields the protein MRERLLALPGVGRIAAAIRASYRRKLAVALFVVLLICGVAVAGLYVQVGGLLDENVEQSMTASASAEAGELTEWSNQHRLVARALSEHPVYEGGNDTAIRAHLRSKRADWTDAAITDAYLIDRRNRSVGPSTARSLDGTPVSELPWEQTFAFQRFDDVRTTQPYRTADGETVVGFVTPIRLLPEHLLVVAVDTTSVFGRFEHPVDGGFTRVVNSNGTVVFADDRSATLEQYLPGMLRAQAVSSGLHGESGFVERPRYGQSSGEGEYVAAYAPVAGTDWVVVEHAPRSEAYAINRQARAWIGALGFLALLGCGGVVLVLGADVTRALSRLSRRADRIQNGEYDVEFDTDRPDEFGDLNRTLATTRDTLRQRIDEVRETRDALEASNAALEKRSAMVSVLNRILRHNVRNDVNVIAGRAELAAKHADDDDSRREFEIIRQTARDLGAVSDRTQRIKQLLSAEATDSVPIELPDRLDGPLREVQETYPESTVSIESADGVTPIVDAVEPLPLAIADVIEQIISHNDGGVDIAISVQSCTDNADAGFVVVSIDDDGNGLPEVDVQAVSTGTETPLDHAEGLALWCLEWTVNESGGDLCVDAADATVEIRLPAYDAEPAAAED from the coding sequence GTGCGTGAGCGACTGCTCGCGCTGCCGGGCGTCGGGCGAATCGCTGCGGCGATCCGGGCATCCTACCGCCGGAAGCTGGCGGTCGCACTGTTCGTCGTCTTGCTGATCTGTGGCGTCGCCGTCGCGGGACTGTACGTCCAAGTCGGTGGGCTGCTCGACGAGAACGTCGAACAGTCGATGACGGCCAGCGCGAGCGCGGAGGCCGGCGAGCTGACCGAGTGGAGCAATCAGCACCGGCTGGTCGCCCGGGCGCTGTCCGAACACCCGGTCTACGAAGGCGGCAACGACACGGCGATCCGAGCGCACCTGCGGTCCAAGCGGGCCGACTGGACCGACGCCGCGATCACCGACGCGTACCTGATCGACCGGCGGAACCGGTCGGTCGGCCCGAGCACTGCCCGTTCCCTCGACGGGACGCCGGTCTCCGAGCTGCCGTGGGAACAGACGTTCGCGTTCCAGCGATTCGACGACGTGCGGACGACCCAGCCCTATCGGACCGCCGACGGCGAGACGGTCGTCGGCTTCGTCACGCCGATCCGACTGCTGCCAGAGCACCTGCTGGTCGTCGCCGTCGACACGACGAGCGTGTTCGGCCGGTTCGAACACCCCGTCGACGGCGGGTTCACGCGCGTCGTCAACTCCAACGGGACGGTCGTGTTCGCCGACGACCGATCGGCAACGCTCGAACAGTACCTGCCGGGAATGCTCCGAGCGCAGGCCGTCAGCAGTGGCTTGCACGGCGAGTCCGGCTTCGTCGAGCGCCCGCGATACGGCCAGTCGTCGGGCGAGGGCGAGTACGTCGCCGCCTACGCCCCCGTCGCGGGCACCGACTGGGTCGTCGTCGAACACGCCCCGCGCAGCGAGGCCTACGCGATCAACAGGCAGGCCCGTGCGTGGATCGGCGCGCTCGGCTTTCTCGCGCTTCTCGGGTGTGGCGGCGTCGTGCTCGTGCTCGGCGCCGACGTGACTCGCGCGCTGTCGCGGCTCTCCCGGCGTGCCGATCGTATCCAGAACGGCGAGTACGACGTGGAGTTCGACACCGACCGCCCCGACGAGTTCGGCGATCTCAACCGAACGCTGGCGACGACGCGAGACACGCTCCGCCAGCGCATCGACGAGGTCCGCGAGACCAGAGACGCGCTCGAAGCCTCGAACGCCGCCCTGGAAAAACGCTCGGCGATGGTGAGCGTGCTCAACCGAATCCTCCGGCACAACGTCCGCAACGACGTCAACGTCATCGCCGGTCGGGCCGAACTGGCCGCCAAGCACGCCGACGACGATGACAGCCGTCGGGAGTTCGAGATCATCCGACAGACGGCGCGAGATCTGGGTGCAGTTTCCGATCGCACCCAGCGCATCAAGCAACTGCTCTCGGCCGAGGCGACCGATAGCGTTCCCATCGAACTTCCCGACCGCCTCGACGGGCCGCTCCGCGAGGTACAGGAGACCTACCCCGAGTCGACGGTCTCCATCGAGAGCGCCGACGGCGTCACGCCCATCGTCGACGCGGTCGAACCGCTTCCCCTCGCTATCGCCGACGTGATCGAGCAGATCATCTCCCACAACGACGGGGGCGTAGATATTGCTATATCTGTCCAATCCTGCACGGACAACGCGGACGCCGGCTTTGTCGTGGTGTCCATCGACGACGATGGCAATGGCCTCCCCGAAGTGGACGTTCAGGCCGTTAGCACCGGCACGGAGACACCACTCGACCACGCCGAGGGGCTGGCACTGTGGTGTCTCGAATGGACTGTCAACGAGTCCGGCGGCGACCTCTGTGTCGACGCCGCGGACGCGACCGTCGAGATACGGCTGCCGGCGTACGACGCCGAACCGGCGGCGGCGGAGGACTGA
- a CDS encoding aminotransferase class V-fold PLP-dependent enzyme, whose product MNPTELRADTPALRDGVYLNFGAHGPSPRYVVDAADEFVRSHEFDAPVRDDPYDAAFDAFDRTRERVADFVGAEADEIALTESTTAGINAVANAIDWASGDAVVRTDLEHPAGTLPWQRLEREGVEVRVVETEDGRVDPDDFAEAVEGATLACFSAVTWTHGTQLPVSELVDIAHDAGALALVDAVQVPGQMPMDVGAWGADAVAAAGHKWLLGLWGGGFLYVDRDVAETLAPRTVGYRSVETPTADPYEFAPGARRFEVGSANPAPHVALGEAIDAIDEVGVDRITERIQELAGRLADGVPEERLRSPATPESGLVTIDVDDPGATVDRLAKEGIVVRALPHPNAIRASVHAVNTADDVDRLLDALAPEWD is encoded by the coding sequence ATGAACCCGACCGAACTTCGCGCCGACACGCCGGCGCTCCGCGACGGCGTCTATCTGAACTTCGGCGCACACGGACCCAGCCCGCGGTACGTCGTCGACGCCGCCGACGAGTTCGTCCGCTCGCACGAGTTCGATGCGCCGGTCCGAGACGACCCCTACGACGCCGCCTTCGACGCGTTCGACCGAACCCGCGAGCGCGTCGCCGACTTCGTCGGCGCCGAGGCCGACGAGATCGCCCTGACCGAGAGCACAACCGCGGGCATCAACGCCGTCGCCAACGCGATCGACTGGGCGTCCGGCGACGCGGTCGTCCGAACCGACCTCGAACATCCCGCCGGAACGCTCCCGTGGCAACGGCTCGAACGGGAGGGCGTCGAGGTTCGCGTCGTCGAGACCGAGGACGGACGCGTCGATCCCGACGACTTCGCCGAGGCGGTCGAGGGCGCGACGCTTGCGTGTTTCAGCGCTGTGACGTGGACCCACGGCACGCAGCTCCCGGTCTCCGAACTCGTCGACATCGCCCACGACGCCGGCGCGCTCGCGCTGGTCGACGCCGTGCAGGTGCCCGGCCAGATGCCGATGGACGTCGGCGCGTGGGGCGCCGACGCGGTCGCGGCGGCGGGCCACAAGTGGCTGCTCGGACTCTGGGGCGGCGGCTTCCTCTACGTCGACCGCGACGTGGCTGAGACGCTTGCCCCGCGAACGGTCGGCTACCGGAGCGTCGAGACGCCGACGGCCGACCCCTACGAGTTCGCGCCGGGCGCTCGCCGGTTCGAGGTCGGGTCGGCCAACCCCGCCCCCCACGTCGCGCTCGGCGAGGCGATCGACGCGATCGACGAGGTCGGCGTCGACCGGATCACAGAGCGCATTCAGGAGTTGGCCGGCCGGCTCGCCGACGGCGTCCCCGAGGAGCGCCTGCGAAGCCCGGCGACGCCGGAGTCGGGACTCGTGACGATCGACGTCGACGATCCGGGCGCGACCGTCGATCGACTCGCAAAAGAGGGCATCGTCGTTCGGGCGCTGCCCCATCCGAACGCGATCCGCGCGTCGGTTCACGCGGTCAACACCGCCGACGACGTCGATCGGCTGCTCGACGCGCTGGCCCCCGAGTGGGACTGA